In the genome of Anabaena cylindrica PCC 7122, the window ATTTGTTCCACCCACAAGGATCGGGGCTTGTACCAAACAAATAATCCAAAATCCAAAATCCAAAATTGGCACGGTCAACCACTCGACACTCAATACTCTGTACTTAATACTTTGTACTCGGTACTCAGTACTCGTTAGCTGGCAATAACTTCGATATTAATTTGCGCTGTTACTTCAGAATGCAGCTTAATCTCAGCTTTATAAGTACCGAGGTGGTTAATATCGGGGATGGTAATGCCACGACGATCAATTTCTTGACTAGTAGCGGCGAGAATTGCTTCTGCTACATCTTGGGTGGTGACAGTACCGAAAATAGCTTCATTTTCACCAACTGGTTTGGCAATTTTCAAGCTACCAACTTTTTCTAAAGTTGCTTTTTGTTCTAAAGCTTGTTGTTTGAGTTCTAATTGCCGTAGACGTTCTTGCTCACGACGACGTTCTACTTGCTTGAGAAGACCGGGAGTGGCATGATTTGCCTTTTTCTGAGGAATGAGGTAGTTACGAGCATAACCAGGAGCTACATCCACTAAGTCGCCGGATTTGCCGAGCTTATAAATATCCTGATTCAAAATTAACTGCACACGTTTGGCCATTGTCTTTCGTTTTTCCTGTAAAATTTTTATTGACTTGGGTATCAGCAGGAGAGCTTACAAAATGGTAGCTTGATTCCCAGCGACTTTACATAGTTACCCCAAAGCCTACAGATCGTAGCGGAAAATAGGGGGCGATCGCAACTCTAATTTGCCAAAATCTACAATATCTGTTCCTACTATAGAGTTTCAGCAGTTACTAAAATCTTTAAAATTGGTCTTTCATAGCTCTAAGTCTGGCAAAGGTTTGCACTGGATCACTACTTTTTGCAGCTAATTGTAATGATGGTTGATCCCATCGCAAGAAGGGATTGGTCAGCTTTTCTATTCCTAGTACTGAAGGTACAGTCGGTTTTTGGTGTTGACGCATAGCTGTTACTTCGGCAAAACGCCTTTGTAAATCTGGATTTTCACCATCAACGGTGAGAGCAAATCGTAAATTCCCCAATGTGTATTCATGGGCGCACCAAACACGAGTATTATCTGGTAAATTACGGAGTTTAGTAAGAGAATCTACCATTTGTGTTGGTGTACCTTCAAATAAGCGACCACAACCACCGCTGAATATGGTATCACCGCAGAATAATTCCCCTGTCTCATCTGCTGTGGTCGGGGGGAAGTAATAAGCGATGTGAGCGCGGGTATGTCCAGGGACAAAGAAAACTTCTGCGGTGCGATCGCTAAACTGGATGCGATCGCCATCTTGTAAAAATACCTGCTGTCCAGGAATCCTCCCCCGATCTTCCACACCACCATAAACAACTACCTGAGGAAATTGTTGTATTAACTGCTGATTACCACCTACGTGATCGTGATGGTGATGAGTGTTAAAAATTGCTACTAACTCCGCTTTAAGTTGCGCTAATTGCTGCAAAACCAATTGAGAATCTGCCGGATCGACTACTGCGGCAATGTTTTTTTTGCTATCATGTAGCAAAAATACATAATTGTCCGAAAGTGCTGCCAAACTTATGATCTGCACGACATTTGCCTCTATTCCAAGTAAATATTGAGTATAAATATTTTGAGTACTCGCCTAAGTAATCTACAGAACTTCATAAAAAACTGCAAATAATTACTTATAATTTAAATAAAAATAAAACTATACCTGGTATGATAATATAAAATTATACTTTGCTAAGAGTTCCCTCTTAATAGATTGGTAATTTAGCATAACAAGTACGGTAGAGCCTTATAGCTTTACTTACTTACATTAAGTTTAAATATTAATCAATGTTAACCTAGATTGCAACTACATACATTATGTTAGTAATATCTGCAAAATCTGGACAATTTTCAACCATTAGCAAAATATCAAGAAAATGTAGCATCGTTGATTTCTAGTATTCGTAAGCAAACTGATATCGTGATTGGGGTACATATTCGTCAAGGAGATTATCAGAAGCATCAAGGTGGTAGATATTTTTATACGGTCGAACAATATTTAAAAGTCATGGAAGATGTTATAGAGCTTTTTCCTAATCAAAAGGTAACTTTCTTGATTTGCTCAAATAATCAACAAGACCCAAAATATTTCCAACATTTATCTTATGTATATGGAAATAATCATATAATTGAAGATATGTATTCTTTGGCTAAATGTGATTATATTATTACTCCTCCTAGTTCATATACTATGTGGGCTTCATTCTACGGAGAAAAACCACTTTATATGATTAGGAATACCACTAAATCACCAAAAATAAAAGATTTTGTCCACTTTTACCAATGGAAAGGAGTTTTTTCTTACGACGAAGACTGGAGTAAAAGTTTCTGGGAATGGACACACTAAATTAGTTTTAAACAAAATAAGGTTTTATGAGATCAGCAACTAAAGGATTTATTACAATTCTCACAGGACTTTACCCTTTTCAAGATTGTGTTCATTTTTTAGCATCGGTAAGAAAGTTTCATCAGGAGCCAATAATTATTTTAATTGATCAAGTTCCTAAAACTTTGTATCCCTTACTAACAAGATTTAAAAATATAATTTTGAAGCCAGCCCCAGCCAATGAAAATCCTGTTTTAGCATCACGAGAAGCTAAACTAGCCTTGTATGATGCCTCAGAATTTGATAAAACCATTTACTTAGATTCAGATACTTGTCTATTATCTGACTTAAATGATGTGTTTAATCATTTAGATGAATATGATTTGTTATTAACAGAAGATGTACAACCTGCTATTTCCAAAGCAACGAATTTATTACGAGGAAATCAAAAAGAACTTTTACCTCATGTCCTCACAATTTTGCAATCTTTAGACTTACCACTACAGAATGATAGTATCCAGTACAATAGCGGTTTAATCGCTTTTACAAAAACAGAAAAAAATCACATCTTTTTTAAGGAATTTAAACATTATTTTGAAATAGTCAAAAACAACCAAGATCAATTACTACTCAAAGATCAAGGTGCTTTTGCCTCAGCCATAGCCGCAACCAAGCCAAAAATAAAAATATTACCCCCCACCTATAATTATATGAGTAAATGGCAAGATGCCTACCAGATTGATACACCAATCAAAGTTCTACATTGTACCTATCCTTACCGTCCTCAATACGCTAAAAATATTACTCGAAGTCTTTATACTAGAGTATTTGACAAATTAGCTCAAGTATTTTTACCCAACCAAGTAACTAATCCCTGGCGTAAAAAATAAACTATTAATTAATTATGATAGATAATAACTACTGTATGTAACGAAACATTTGCGATTTAGATCGTAGCACAATAAAAACATCTGAAAATCTTGCAGTCAAAGGAGAAAATACCAAAATTGAAAATTTCTATATTAGTGAGTGATTTATCGAGTGCTGGAGCAGGAAGATGGGGTGGTGGATCTGTCCGCTCCTTTCTGTTAGCTCAAGCACTACAAAAACTTAATCATCAAGTAGAAATTTTAGGATTTGTCTTTGGACAAGAGACCGCAGTGATTCCGAAATCAGAAATTATGATTAATCACTTTACTGGCTATAACTATCCAAAATTTCTGATCTCAGCTTCTCAGCTTCTGAAAAGACTTGATGGCGATATCATTTATGCTATGAGACCAAAACCTACAACTTTTGGTTTAGCATTACTGCAAAAATTAACAACCAAGCAACCAATAATTTTAGATATAGATGACTGGGAACTTAGTTGGTATGGTGGTGAAAAATGGCAATATAATTTCTCATGGAAGCAAATTTATCGGGATATTTTTAAACCAGATGGAGCATTGAAAAATCCAGATCATCCGCTTTATTTGCAAAAAGTTGAAAGGATGACACACAAAGCTGATGCCATTACAATCCATACTAAATTTTTACAAGATAAGTTTGGCGGCACATATATTCCCAATGGCAAAGACACAGAACTGTTTAATCCCAATTATTATGATCCTGAAGCAAGTAGGAGCTATTATGGACTGTCAGGTTATAAAATTTTAATGTTTCCTGGCGCACCTAGACCTTATAAAGGTGTTGAAGATGTATTAATGGCACTTGAAATTCTCAATGAACCAGATTTAAAACTAGTAATTGTGGGTGGTAGTCCTTATGATGATTATGATGTTCAACTCTCAGAAAAATGGGGACGTTGGATTATCAAACTCCCAAAATATCCATCTACAGAAATGCCTAAAATTGTAGCAGCGGCACACATCATTGTTGTACCACAAAGGG includes:
- the rplI gene encoding 50S ribosomal protein L9; translated protein: MAKRVQLILNQDIYKLGKSGDLVDVAPGYARNYLIPQKKANHATPGLLKQVERRREQERLRQLELKQQALEQKATLEKVGSLKIAKPVGENEAIFGTVTTQDVAEAILAATSQEIDRRGITIPDINHLGTYKAEIKLHSEVTAQINIEVIAS
- the gloB gene encoding hydroxyacylglutathione hydrolase, whose translation is MQIISLAALSDNYVFLLHDSKKNIAAVVDPADSQLVLQQLAQLKAELVAIFNTHHHHDHVGGNQQLIQQFPQVVVYGGVEDRGRIPGQQVFLQDGDRIQFSDRTAEVFFVPGHTRAHIAYYFPPTTADETGELFCGDTIFSGGCGRLFEGTPTQMVDSLTKLRNLPDNTRVWCAHEYTLGNLRFALTVDGENPDLQRRFAEVTAMRQHQKPTVPSVLGIEKLTNPFLRWDQPSLQLAAKSSDPVQTFARLRAMKDQF
- a CDS encoding alpha-1,2-fucosyltransferase, which codes for MISSIRKQTDIVIGVHIRQGDYQKHQGGRYFYTVEQYLKVMEDVIELFPNQKVTFLICSNNQQDPKYFQHLSYVYGNNHIIEDMYSLAKCDYIITPPSSYTMWASFYGEKPLYMIRNTTKSPKIKDFVHFYQWKGVFSYDEDWSKSFWEWTH
- a CDS encoding glycosyltransferase family 4 protein; amino-acid sequence: MKISILVSDLSSAGAGRWGGGSVRSFLLAQALQKLNHQVEILGFVFGQETAVIPKSEIMINHFTGYNYPKFLISASQLLKRLDGDIIYAMRPKPTTFGLALLQKLTTKQPIILDIDDWELSWYGGEKWQYNFSWKQIYRDIFKPDGALKNPDHPLYLQKVERMTHKADAITIHTKFLQDKFGGTYIPNGKDTELFNPNYYDPEASRSYYGLSGYKILMFPGAPRPYKGVEDVLMALEILNEPDLKLVIVGGSPYDDYDVQLSEKWGRWIIKLPKYPSTEMPKIVAAAHIIVVPQRDTPAALAQFPLKLTDGMAMAKPILATRVGDIPEILGETGYLVDSEAPAQLAEKIKLIFEDLDTANQRAVKARERCVEKYSINSMSSVLESVITNL